In Persicimonas caeni, a single window of DNA contains:
- a CDS encoding YchJ family protein, with amino-acid sequence MRSRYAAYAKGEVDYVIETTDPDGEAWEEPESKWRADIRKFGRDVDFLGVDIIDSGVEEDAGWVRFHARLRSNGANASFTERSEFVRRDGKWFYSRGEVEVEGVSG; translated from the coding sequence ATGCGTTCGCGCTACGCGGCCTACGCCAAAGGGGAGGTCGATTACGTCATCGAGACGACCGACCCCGACGGCGAGGCGTGGGAAGAGCCCGAATCGAAGTGGCGGGCCGACATTCGCAAGTTCGGCCGCGATGTAGACTTCTTGGGTGTCGACATCATCGACTCGGGCGTCGAGGAAGACGCCGGTTGGGTGCGCTTTCACGCCAGGCTTCGCTCGAACGGCGCGAACGCCTCGTTCACCGAGCGCAGCGAGTTCGTGCGCCGCGACGGCAAGTGGTTCTACAGCCGCGGTGAAGTCGAGGTCGAGGGCGTGAGCGGGTGA